The Winogradskyella schleiferi genome contains the following window.
GCTTGAGATCCTAGAACCAAAACGCCATTACTGATACCCACGGCTAACCCACTAATCTTTACATATATTTTTCTGCCTACTTCATATTTGGTAAATAATGGATTGACATCTATTAACACTTTAATACCGACGGTTGGGTTTTCTGGTTTGTCTTGAATAATTAATTCCTCAAAATAATTACCACCTTCATCAGATGATACTACATATCCTGTTACATAAAAATCAGTATCACTAAACACATAAGCAACTGTATCAGATTCATTTGAGTAATCTAAGGGTTGTGGCTCAAATATATCATCATTTGCACTTTGCTCTTGGGCTAAATCACCTGCCAAAGAACCTATAGTTCTTATTTGATTTTCTGGAATATTTGGTTCTTCAAATGAGAGGTTTGGTGTACTAAAATCATCGTCTTGTACGCAACCGTTAAATACTACAAACCCTAAAAGTAAGAGTATGATTTTATTAATTTTTAAAGTTTTCATTTTATTAAATTTATTTTGTTCTAACATAGCTTTTTTAAAATCTTACGTAAACGTTTAGGTAATAGGTGGTGCCGTTACCATAAAAATAACGATTACCAAATACAGGACCATTAGAATTGTTTTGCTCATCTAACTGGCTTCTATAATCTACTCGTCTAGATTGTTCAAAACCTCCCGTTCTGTATTGTTTATTGAATATATTATTAATCGTAGCAAAGAAACCGACGAAATAGTCATCAATACGCCAAGATTTTCCTCCAATTACATTGACTAACATATAATCCTCAAATTGTTCTTGCTTTAGTAGGCTTCTGGCAACATCGTCATCGTAATCGTAAATTGTATTACCGCTAAAGTTCCCATCTTCTGGAATAATTAATCTTTCGCTTCCAGCTTGAATTGGTAATAAATCAACGTCTTGAGAAAAATTAGCGGATCTTTTTAAAGCACTTGCATCTACATAAGCATTAGAAAAGAAATTACTGGTAACACCGATATTCCAAAATTCAGGATCCCTGTATTCAAAACCTATCTGAAATGCGCGCTCTGGGCCACCAGATACATGTAAATCTTTTAATGCAGTGGTTTGTTCGTCGCCGTAAGTTACAATTGTTTTTTTACCTCTTTCGTCATCAGGAAGACCAAGTTCTCTATATTCAAAGTCTGCTGCTGTATAGTACAAATTAGGATTGTTGGTAAAAATGTATTGACCAACTGAAGCTGCAGCTTTTAGTTTAATCGTAGGTGTGACCTGGGCTTCAATGCCTAACTCACCACCAATATGGCGTCTATCGATGTTGGTCTGCACTTCCTGTACAAAATTACTAGCGTTTTCTGTAAAGAAAAACCCGATATCTGTACCATCTTGAAACCCTGAGTAAAACCCAGTAAGTCTTGCTTTTACTTTTGGTGATCTAAATATGTAACTGGCATCAACAGACTGAATCGTTTCACTTTCTAAACCTAAAACTATTTGATTACTTTGTCTCGCATTTCCAAAAGAGTTTCTAATATTAGGTGCTTTTGTAAAATAACTTCCGTTCACATCAATTAAATGTTTTCCAGTAATCTTATAAGTAAATCCACCTTTAACACCATAATTAGAAAATTCTAATTTTTCGCTTTTCCCGTAAGAACTAATATCTCCAAAACCGTTCACATTGCCACTACCAGGAAAAAAGCCGTTTTCATAAAGCCCATTTCTTTGATAATTGGTTTGTGAAACATTGGCACCAACATAAAAATCTATTTTATTGTATTTAAATTGGGCCTGTACAAAACCATTAATGACATCAGAATCTATTTCGTAGTTATACTTGTAGCGATCTCCTTCTGTAACAATCCTGTTCGGGTTTCTTAGATCACTCTGCGCTTGACCAGAAGTCTGTTGTCCTGCTTGTTGGTCCGCAAAGGCATCAACATCTAAATACCCTGAGCCTCCTAATAGATCTTCGATACGTGCAAAGTTTTCACTATTTAAGGTTCTGTAATTAATGCTTGCATTTAATCTAATTTTATCTGACAATTCTGCATCGAGAATAGTGTTTAATGATAATTGTTTATCCTTTATTACATCAGATTGAAGTGCGTAAACAGAGTAACCAGTTAGGCTGTTGGCATAATAAAGTTCATTCCAGTCTAACTGACCATCGTTAACAAACTCTTGTTGCGCAGCAAAGGCCAATTGATAATCATAAGGCGTTGGGTTGGGATCGTCTAGATGATAACTAGGTAAATTTTGGTAATACTCAGGTGTTGGGTTACGAGCACCACCGACAGTTCCACCTTCGCTTAAGCGGTTTCCATTGTTGTCTATACGCGTATTCGCAATCTCACCAAACTGGTAAGCCGCATTGGTGTTTAACTTTACTTTAGATGAAATATCCCAATAATGATTTAACATCAAAATAGGTTCATTGATTTCTCTTATTCTAGAATTTCTAATCTCACCATCTTGATAACCCCAAAACGGATTGTATGTTCTGCCTTTAAGATTGTAAACTTCTTCTGTTATTGCCGTAGAACGTCCACGTCTGTTTTGGGCATAAATGCTTGTGAAGTTTAAACTGTGTTTGTCATTAAATTGCTTTTCTAAAGCAAAAACGAATGAATTGGAGTCATATAATGTACCATCTACAAATCCTTCATCCCCAAACCGTCTAGAACCCAAAGCAGAAAAAGACCAGCCGCCTTTTAATAAACCAGAACTATAACTAGCCATTACTCTGCCAGTATAACTTCTATTCGCAGAGGCATAAGATATACGACCGCCTTCTCTGTATTTCGAAGCTCGCATAATTATATTATTGGTTCCGGCTAAATCTCCAAAGGTGTAGTCATTGGCAGATGTACCCATTGAGAATTCTTGGTTACGTTGCAAATCGTTAATACCGCCCCAATTTCCCCATTGTGGTCTTCCCGTAAACTGCTTGTTCATTTCAATACCGTTGATAAGTACTTTACCGTTGGCATTGTCCAAACCTCTTGGTCTAAAGAATGTTGCACTAAAATCGTATGCAGCAGCACTTAAAAATACATCTCTAGAGGCTTGTAGTAAACCAGAAATGTTGTCGGTTAAACCATCGTCTTCGCTATTTAAATTATCATCAGAAATTGAAATAACAAATAGATCTTTTTTGTCACTTTGATCGTAGTCTAAGGTCATGCCGCTGATATCAACAGTTTGACCTTCGTTCACAATAATTGGGTAGCGTTTTGTATCGTATTCTATTTTTTCGACCTTCAAAACTTGTTCGCCAAGTGGAACGTTTTCAGTAAAACTGAATTCTCCTTTTGCGTCTGTGTTAACAGTCTGTCCGGTTTCTTCAATAGTAATAGTTACATCAGGAATTGGTTCTCCTGTAGTTCCATCCAAAACACTTCCTTTAATAACAGTTTGCTGTGCAAAACTTGTTAAAGAAAAGGCTATTCCGAATAGAAAGAGTAAAAAACTTTTTTTCATGCCTAATTTTAAAATTGATAGTTATTGTAGATTAAATATTCGTATTTAGGGCTTGCAAATGTACATTATTTATAATAAATACATACTTTTGGCAAGCAATTTGCTTTGGATATAACAATAACATAATATTGAGTCACTAACTATCTTTACTAAAAACTATAATTTCGAAATTATATGTATGCTTAGATTTTTATTTGACCCATATAAAACTATAAAATTTTACCAATGAAATCATTAAAATTACTAATTATTTTACTTGCCTTAATCAGTGTTTCAAACCTTTCGGCCCAAGAGGAAAAGCGCTATAAAATACATACCGTTGCATTCTACAATTTAGAGAATCTATTCGACACCATTAACGATCCTTTAAAATATGATGAAGCCAGTCCAATAATGGAAATGAATGCAAATCGGAGTGAGGTTTATAAGAAAAAAATTAAAAACATGGCTCGGGTAATTGCCAATATCGGTAGCGATTATGCGAATAATTCTCCAGCCGTTATAGGTGTATGTGAAATTGAAAATAGACAAGTATTAGTGGATTTAGTCAATGACCCTTTACTTTTAGGGAAGGATTACGGAATCATCCATTTTGATGGGCCAGACAAAAGAAGTATTGATGTGGCATTACTTTATCAAAAAGCACTGTTTAAGCCTATAGCAGAAAGTTCTCATGAATTGATGATTTATGACAATATTACTAGGAAAAGAGTTTTTACAAGAGATCAATTATTGGTAAGTGGTAAATTGGATGGGGATCTTATTCATCTTTTAGTAAACCACTGGCCATCAAGAAGTGGAGGAGAAGCCAGAAGCAGGTCTAAAAGAGTTGGCGCTGCAAAATTGAACAAACGCTTAATCGATTCGTTACAGTCCATAGATCCTTATGCTAAAATCTTTACCATGGGAGATTTGAATGATGATCCAACAAATGAAAGTGTTAAAGACGTTTTGAAGGCAAAAAAGGAAAAAGAAGATGTAGAATTAAAAGGTATTTACAATCCGTTTGAAAAGATGTTTACTGAAAAAGGTTATGGCACAACGGCATACAGAGATGCATGGAGTTTATTTGATCAAATTATGATGACACAACCACTTTTAGAGGATGATTATTCTTCATTTAGATTTTGGAAAGCCGGTATTTATAATAAGGCATACTTATCTAATAAACGCGGTCGCTATGAAGGTTACCCATTCAGAAGTTTTGCCGATGGTGGTTTTACGGATGGCTTTAGCGATCACTTCCCTGTATATGTTTATCTCATAAAAGAGGTAAAAGAAGACGAATAAAATTTCGACTTAGAAATCTGAGTTAAGACATAAAAAAGCGTCCAATGAGTAATTTTGGACGCTTTTTTTATGTTTTATTACACTAAATTTAAAACCAAAGATTCCAAGGAATTTTAGCTAAAACTAACACTAAAGCTAGGGTATAAAAAATAGCTAAAAGTTTAAATTTTGGCTTAGAGGTTAATTTCTTTTTGTGTTTAGAGTAGCCTATAGTCACTAGTGCAACTGCTATGATCATAGTAAGTGGATGTTCTACAATTAGATTTCTTAAGGCTGAATTTTTCATTACTTCTCCCATACCACCAACTTGTTCTATGGTGGAAAAATAGTCCTTCATAAAAAACAAAATAATCCCAATTAATAATTGAATATGCATTGTAATGAGTGCAAACAGCGATATTCTAAAATCCTTGGCATCAAACTCTTTATCGCCAAAAAATTTAATAAGGGCGTTAAAAGTGGCAAGTATTAATACTAAAAGCACTAAATAAGCCCATTTTGAATGTATAAACTGAACAATTTCCATAATTAAAATTTATCTGTGGTTGTAAAAATACACATTAGAACTTTTATGGACCATTATATCTATTTAATTATTTTGTTAAACGAAATATTTTAAAGGAAAATACTTTATAGATAATAGGCCTCTTCAATATTTAAGGAATATTGGCACAAATTTTATAGGTTATATATTAATTCTGTAAACCTCATGTCGGATTAACTATACATAAACTATACAGTCCCTGTTTTTAAGCTATTTTCACAATTATTGCTCATTCTTATTTCTATATTTGAGGGAGTTCAACAATCTCTATACTAACTATTTAATATATTTTTATGTGTTTACAATACAATAGCCTAAGTTTTAAAATAGTTCTCATATTTTGTATTTCTACCCTTTCAACGGCAGTACATGCCCAATTAGGTTTTTGTTCAGGAAATTCTGGCGATGCTATTTTTTCTGAAGATTTTGGAGCGGGAACGGAAAATTCAATGTTACCAGATGGAACAACAACGTATTCGTATGTAAATGGGTTTCCTGACGATGGTTTTTATACCCTTTCTAGCGGATCTTTTGGCAATCCTTTTGATTGGCATGCGGTAGAGGATCATACACCTAATGATACTGATGGAAGGTTCCTTATTGTAAATGCAGGTTTTACGGCAGGTGAGTTTTATAGAACAACAGTGTCTGGACTATGCGAAACAACTACTTATGAGTTTTCTGCATGGTTATTTAATTTAATAAAAATTCCAGGGTTTTGCTCTAATCAAGGCATAGAAATCCCTTTAAACGTTAGCTTCCAAATATGGGATAGTACAGATACCAATTTATTAGCAAGTGGAACTACAGGCGACATTTTTGGCACAGTAGAGCCAACTTGGGGAGAATACGGTCTGGTATTTCAAACTTTGGCCAATCAAGATACAGTAATTCTTAAAATGATTAATAATGGACAAGGTGGCTGTGGTAATGATTTAGCTATTGATGACATTGAGTTTAAATCTTGTGGAGACACGGTTATAGTCACTGATGACATCGATAATACTGTTGTTACAATTTGTGAAAGTGATACACCTTATTCAACAACGTTAACAGCTACTCCAGATTTTGCAGTTTTCAGTTCTCATTTTTATCAATGGCAAGAAAGCGTAGATGGTGATATCTGGACAGATATTACAGGCGAAACTAATCAAATACTTAATATTTCAGCTTCTAATTCAAAATTTTACAGAACAAAGGTCGCAGAAGTTGCGGTTAATCTGACCAACGATCAATGTTTATTGTTATCTGACGAATTTCAAATTAATGTGAATGCTGATCCAAATGCACCTGTAAATAATGGAGATGTTCCTTTTAATTGCAACTTTAATGAAGCGGTCTTGTCAGTAACTGTGCCAACAGGTGTTACTGTGAATTGGTATGATTCTTTAACAGGAGGAAACCTTTTACAAGCTAATGCCCTAACCTATATCGCTACTACAGCAGATGTATATTATGCTGAAGCTAGAACTAATACTACAGATTGTGTGTCTTCAACAAGAACTGCCATAAGTGCAATTCCGTTATTTCCATTAGCACCTGTTAGTGATGGAGATGTGGATTTTAATTGTATCCTAAATCAAGCTATTTTATCTGTTACTGCTACCTCAGGTACAACGGTTAATTGGTACGATGCTGCCTCGGGAGGTAATCTCTTGCTTGCTAATAATCTTAGTTATACGGCTATAGAAGAAGGTACATTTTATGCCGAAACAGTTGATACGAGTACGGGATGTATTTCTAATTCTAGAACAGCTGTTAGTACGAGTATCTTTGCACCAGACGCGCCAGTAAGCGATGGAGATGTAAGTTTTGATTGTGCCTTAAATGCGGCTGTTTTGACGGTTAGTGTTTCAATAGGAACAATTGTAAATTGGTACGACTCACAAATTGATGGCACTCTATTGCAAGCCGATAGTGAAAGCTATTCTGCGAACAATCAAGCGACGTATTATGCAGAAGCCATTGATGACATTACAGGATGTGCTTCATTGTCTAGAACCGCAGTTAGTGTATCAGGAAATTCAGGACTAGAAAATTGTTTTATACCTCAAGGCATATCTCCAGGAGTATCTCCTGGCCAGAATGATAATTTTGATTTAAGCAATTTTGCCGTTACACAATTACAAATTTATAATAGATATGGAACATTAATATATTCCAAAAATGATTATAGCGATGAGTGGGAAGGACAAACTAATGATGGAGCTGAAGTGCCAGTAGGTACTTATTTTTACACCATGATTTATGAAGGTGGTTCTAAAAATCGCAGTGGTTGGGTATACGTGAATAGATAGTAAATCAACTATTCCATAGA
Protein-coding sequences here:
- a CDS encoding TonB-dependent receptor, with amino-acid sequence MKKSFLLFLFGIAFSLTSFAQQTVIKGSVLDGTTGEPIPDVTITIEETGQTVNTDAKGEFSFTENVPLGEQVLKVEKIEYDTKRYPIIVNEGQTVDISGMTLDYDQSDKKDLFVISISDDNLNSEDDGLTDNISGLLQASRDVFLSAAAYDFSATFFRPRGLDNANGKVLINGIEMNKQFTGRPQWGNWGGINDLQRNQEFSMGTSANDYTFGDLAGTNNIIMRASKYREGGRISYASANRSYTGRVMASYSSGLLKGGWSFSALGSRRFGDEGFVDGTLYDSNSFVFALEKQFNDKHSLNFTSIYAQNRRGRSTAITEEVYNLKGRTYNPFWGYQDGEIRNSRIREINEPILMLNHYWDISSKVKLNTNAAYQFGEIANTRIDNNGNRLSEGGTVGGARNPTPEYYQNLPSYHLDDPNPTPYDYQLAFAAQQEFVNDGQLDWNELYYANSLTGYSVYALQSDVIKDKQLSLNTILDAELSDKIRLNASINYRTLNSENFARIEDLLGGSGYLDVDAFADQQAGQQTSGQAQSDLRNPNRIVTEGDRYKYNYEIDSDVINGFVQAQFKYNKIDFYVGANVSQTNYQRNGLYENGFFPGSGNVNGFGDISSYGKSEKLEFSNYGVKGGFTYKITGKHLIDVNGSYFTKAPNIRNSFGNARQSNQIVLGLESETIQSVDASYIFRSPKVKARLTGFYSGFQDGTDIGFFFTENASNFVQEVQTNIDRRHIGGELGIEAQVTPTIKLKAAASVGQYIFTNNPNLYYTAADFEYRELGLPDDERGKKTIVTYGDEQTTALKDLHVSGGPERAFQIGFEYRDPEFWNIGVTSNFFSNAYVDASALKRSANFSQDVDLLPIQAGSERLIIPEDGNFSGNTIYDYDDDVARSLLKQEQFEDYMLVNVIGGKSWRIDDYFVGFFATINNIFNKQYRTGGFEQSRRVDYRSQLDEQNNSNGPVFGNRYFYGNGTTYYLNVYVRF
- a CDS encoding endonuclease/exonuclease/phosphatase family protein; translation: MKSLKLLIILLALISVSNLSAQEEKRYKIHTVAFYNLENLFDTINDPLKYDEASPIMEMNANRSEVYKKKIKNMARVIANIGSDYANNSPAVIGVCEIENRQVLVDLVNDPLLLGKDYGIIHFDGPDKRSIDVALLYQKALFKPIAESSHELMIYDNITRKRVFTRDQLLVSGKLDGDLIHLLVNHWPSRSGGEARSRSKRVGAAKLNKRLIDSLQSIDPYAKIFTMGDLNDDPTNESVKDVLKAKKEKEDVELKGIYNPFEKMFTEKGYGTTAYRDAWSLFDQIMMTQPLLEDDYSSFRFWKAGIYNKAYLSNKRGRYEGYPFRSFADGGFTDGFSDHFPVYVYLIKEVKEDE
- a CDS encoding Ig-like domain-containing protein → MCLQYNSLSFKIVLIFCISTLSTAVHAQLGFCSGNSGDAIFSEDFGAGTENSMLPDGTTTYSYVNGFPDDGFYTLSSGSFGNPFDWHAVEDHTPNDTDGRFLIVNAGFTAGEFYRTTVSGLCETTTYEFSAWLFNLIKIPGFCSNQGIEIPLNVSFQIWDSTDTNLLASGTTGDIFGTVEPTWGEYGLVFQTLANQDTVILKMINNGQGGCGNDLAIDDIEFKSCGDTVIVTDDIDNTVVTICESDTPYSTTLTATPDFAVFSSHFYQWQESVDGDIWTDITGETNQILNISASNSKFYRTKVAEVAVNLTNDQCLLLSDEFQINVNADPNAPVNNGDVPFNCNFNEAVLSVTVPTGVTVNWYDSLTGGNLLQANALTYIATTADVYYAEARTNTTDCVSSTRTAISAIPLFPLAPVSDGDVDFNCILNQAILSVTATSGTTVNWYDAASGGNLLLANNLSYTAIEEGTFYAETVDTSTGCISNSRTAVSTSIFAPDAPVSDGDVSFDCALNAAVLTVSVSIGTIVNWYDSQIDGTLLQADSESYSANNQATYYAEAIDDITGCASLSRTAVSVSGNSGLENCFIPQGISPGVSPGQNDNFDLSNFAVTQLQIYNRYGTLIYSKNDYSDEWEGQTNDGAEVPVGTYFYTMIYEGGSKNRSGWVYVNR